The DNA sequence GGGTGCGCCGAGGTCGAGCCAGCAGGGGGAGCCGGGGACGAAGTCAGTGGTGATCATGACGACTGCCTTTCGCGGATCGGGTACGACCAGCGTGGCACCGGACCCCTGCCCCCGCCCGTCGGTCCCCTGCCCGTCGGTCCCGCGGCCCCGGTCCCGGGCGGGTCCGGACAGCACTGCGCCGGGGCCCCCACGGGGACCCCGGCGCGGTGGTGAGGCTCGACTAGCTCCAGCTGGCGTGCAGCGGCTTGCCCTCGGCGTAGCCCGCGGCGGACTGGATGCCGACGACGGCCTTCTCCTCGAACTCCGCGAGGGAGGCCGCACCGGCGTAGGTGCAGGAGGAGCGGACGCCCGCGATGATCGAGTCGATCAGGTCCTCGACGCCGGGGCGGGCCGGGTCCAGGAACATCCGCGAGGTGGAGATGCCCTCCTCGAAGAGGCCCTTGCGGGCACGGTCGTAGGAGGACTCCTCCGAGGTGCGGTTCTGGACCGCGCGCGCGGAGGCCATGCCGAAGGACTCCTTGTACAGGCGGCCGTCGGCCGACTGCTGCAGGTCGCCCGGGGACTCGTACGTACCGGCGAACCAGGAGCCGATCATGACGTTGGACGCACCGGCGGCCAGCGCCATCGCCACGTCGCGCGGGTGACGGACGCCGCCGTCGGCCCAGACGTGCTTGCCGTGCTTCTTCGCCTCGGCGGCGCATTCCAGCACCGCGGAGAACTGCGGGCGGCCCACACCGGTCATCATGCGGGTGGTGCACATGGCGCCCGGGCCCACACCGACCTTGATGATGTCGGCGCCGGCGTCGATCAGGTCCTTGACGCCCTCGGCGGCGACGATGTTGCCGGCCACGATCGGGACCTGCGGGTCGAGGGCGCGGACGGCCTTGATCGCGCTGATCATCGATTCCTGGTGACCGTGCGCGGTGTCGATGACGAGCGTGTCCACGCCCGCGTCGAGCAGCTGCTTGGCCTTGGCCACGAAGTCGCCGTTGATGCCGACGGCGGCGGCGATGCGCAGCTTTCCGTTGGCGTCGGTGGCGGGGGTGTACAGGGTCGCGCGCAGCGCGGCCTTGCGGGTGAGGATGCCGACGAGCTTGCCGTCCTTGTCGACGGCGGGGGCCAGCTTGCGGTGGCCGGCGTCGAGCTTGGTGAAGGCCTCGCGGGGGTCGATGTCGGCGTCGATGAGCAGGAGCTCCTTCGACATGACCTCGGAGAGCTGGGTGAAGCGGTCCACGCCGGTCAGGTCGTGGTCGGTGACGACACCGACCGGGCGGCCGTCCGCGTCGACGACGACGCCGGCGCCGTGGGCCCGCTTGGGCAGCAGGGACAGCGCGTCGGCGACGGTCTGGGTGGGCGCCAGCGTGATCGGGGTGTCGAGCACGAGGTGGCGCGTCTTCACCCAGGAGATGACGTCGGTGACGACCTCGATCGGGATGTCCTGCGGGATGACGACGATGCCGCCGCG is a window from the Streptomyces sp. NBC_01244 genome containing:
- a CDS encoding GuaB1 family IMP dehydrogenase-related protein → MKYVRSSTALSGSPPNDWDVQHVRFLNDLKPPYDLTYDDVFMVPSRSAVGSRQGVDLSAPEGTGTTIPLVVANMTAIAGRRMAETVARRGGIVVIPQDIPIEVVTDVISWVKTRHLVLDTPITLAPTQTVADALSLLPKRAHGAGVVVDADGRPVGVVTDHDLTGVDRFTQLSEVMSKELLLIDADIDPREAFTKLDAGHRKLAPAVDKDGKLVGILTRKAALRATLYTPATDANGKLRIAAAVGINGDFVAKAKQLLDAGVDTLVIDTAHGHQESMISAIKAVRALDPQVPIVAGNIVAAEGVKDLIDAGADIIKVGVGPGAMCTTRMMTGVGRPQFSAVLECAAEAKKHGKHVWADGGVRHPRDVAMALAAGASNVMIGSWFAGTYESPGDLQQSADGRLYKESFGMASARAVQNRTSEESSYDRARKGLFEEGISTSRMFLDPARPGVEDLIDSIIAGVRSSCTYAGAASLAEFEEKAVVGIQSAAGYAEGKPLHASWS